CGCCGCCGCCGCCGCAGCCGCCGCGGCCGCCGCAGCCAGGAAGAAGCAGGTTTGGCCGGCAGCGACGATCAGCAGGAAGATGGCGCCGACGACGACAGCATCGATCAGCCGGAAGAAGCTGCCGCTCAACCCGCCGTGACCGCTGCGCAAGCCGTGGAACCTGCCGTACAGGTCCAAGCCGCTCCGGTGCAAGCCCAGCAGCCCGAAACCGCTAAGGCCGAGCCCGCCCAGGTTGCCGCTGCTCCGGTTGAAGCCCAGCCGGCAACGCCCGTGCAGGTCCAAGCCGAGCAAGCCGTCGAACCCGTGGCCCAGCCCGTGCAGACGGCTGCCGCCGAGGTGACCCAGCCTGTGTCCGTGCAGGCCGCGAGCGAGGCTTCCGCCCCCGCAGCGACCGAGACGACGCCGGTGGAAGCCGCCGCCGTCGAGCCCGTGGTTGCTCCCGCCGCCGCGCCGGCCGCCCCGGTTGCTCCTGCCGCGCCTGTGGCACAGGAAGCGGCTGCCCCGGCGCCCGCAGCCAGCCAGCCCATCGTGCTGCCGGCTGCCGCCCCGTCGGCCAAGGCTCAGGCCCTGCACGACGTGGTGAACGCCGCCGGCCTGCAGTGGGTGGAGACCGATCCGGACCGCCACGCCCAGACCCAGCTGCGTATCGCCGCTGCACACACGCCGGTCCGCCTGGGCCGCGAGCGCAAGCCGGTCGCGCCCGTTTCCAACGAACCGCTGGTTCAGGTCGAAACGCGCCACTAAGCCGCAGGCCCGCAAGGGCTTGCGACTGGCAGCACGCCGCACCCCGGACGCTGGATACCGATCCAGCGTCCGGGGTGTTTTTCATGGTGGCTTGGCAGCGCGGCGGCGCCCGACGCGATCCGCAGCGCGCACGTCCTGGACGTTCACTCGTCCTCTATCGGCTCCGCAGGCAGGTTCAAGGCCAGACCGGCCTCTTCAACGAATGCTTCCGCCAGCGCCGAATGCGGCATATGCCGGGCCCAGATGATCCCCATGCAGCGCAGCGGCGCGCGCCCCGGCAGCGGCACGCGCTTGACGCGCCGGCTGTCCACCCAATCGGGCGCCCAATCGGGCACCAGCGACACGCCCAGCCCTTCCGACACCATGCAGGCGATGCCCATCAGGCCATCGACCTCCAGACGCTCGCGCGGCACGATGCCGTGCTGGCGCAGGTACTGGTCCGCCAGCCGGCCGCCCCAGACATTGCGGTCATAGCGTATGAAAGGCTGCGTGCTCATGAGTTCGTGGGCGTCATTGCTCACGGTATCGGGCGGCGCCAGCACCACCAGCGGCTCTTCCGCCACCAATTTCCAGGCGTAGCCCTTGGACAGGTTGAATTGCGGTTTGACGATGAAGGCCGCGTCCAGGTCGCCGTTGATCACGCGGTGGTACAGGTGATTGGAGGTGCCCGGCTCCACGAACACCGCCAGTTTGGGCAGGCGCCGGTACAGGCGCGCCAGCACGGTGGGCATGATGCCCGTCAGCGCCGACACCGACACGCCCAGCCGCAATTCGCCCAGCGGCGCGTCGTCGCTGGCGCTGGCGCGCAGGTCCCGCACTTCGCGCAATACGCTGCGGGCCCGCTCCAGCACCTTCAGGCCCGCCTCGGTCGCCTTGACGCTGCGGCCGACGCGCTTGATGAGGGTGGCGCCCAGCTCCTCTTCCAGGGTGCGCACCCGCGCCGCGATCGCGGCGGGGGTCAGGTCCAGCCGGCGCGCGGCCTCCGCCAGCGATCCGCATTCGACCACCGACACAAAGCTCTGCACATATCGCGTATCCAAAGCGTCCCCCCTTTTTTCTGCATGCACGATTTGCGCCAGGGCAAACCACAACAATTTTATGGATTGAAGCAATTAAACAGCAGATGTTCAGCGGCCGCTTCGGTGCCAGAATCAGACGTTGCCGCCGCGCCGCCCGGCGCGTCCTTTTCATTCATCAGAAATCGAGTAGAGACAATGAGCACCCAAGCCAGCATTCCCGGCGTTTTTTCTCCGGTCCTGACGCCGTTCGACGCAGCCTATCGCCCGGCCCTGGGCCGCTATGTGAAGCACTGCCGCTGGCTGCGCGAACAATCCGTCGGGCTGGCCATATTCGGCACCAACTCGGAAGCCAACTCGCTGGCCCTGTCGGAAAAGCGCAGTCTGCTGGACGCGCTGCTGGAAGCCGGCGTGGAACCGTCCGCGCTGATGCCCGGCACTGGCGCCTGCGCGCTGCCCGATGCGATCGAACTGACCCGCCACGCCGTGCGCAGCGGCAGCATGGGCGTGCTGGTCCTGCCCCCCTTCTATTACAAGGGCGTAAGCGACGAAGGCCTGTTCCGCTACTACGCCGAACTGATCGAAGGCGTGGGCGATGCCCGGTTGCGCATGTACCTGTATCACATCCCTCCCGTGAGCCAGGTGCCGCTGAGCCTGGACCTGATCAATCGGCTGCTGGACCGCTATCCTGGCCAGGTCGCCGGCGTGAAGGACAGCGGCGGGGACTGGAACAACACGGCCGCCATGATCGAACGCTTCGCGCCGCGCGGCTTCAAAGTCTATGCGGGCAGCGAAGCCTTTCTGCTGCAAACCCTGCGCGCCGGCGGCGTGGGCTGCATCACCGCCACCGGCAACGTCAATCCTGGCCCCATCGTCGCCCTGCAACAGCGCTGGCAGGAAGCCGACGCCGACGCCCGCCAGGCCGGACTGAACGCGACCCGCAACGTGTTCGGTAAATTCCCCATGATCCCCGCGATGAAAGCCGCTATTGCCTGGAAATCCGGCGATCCGGCCTGGGCGACCGTGCGCCCGCCCCTGGTGGAACTGAACGCAGAGCAGCGCTCTGCCCTGCAGGCCGCGCTGGACGACAATGGCTTTGACATGCCGGGCGCGCAGACCCTGGCAGACAACTAGCCCCGGGCCCGCGGGCGCACCCGCGCCTGCGGCATCGAACGACGGAACAGCCCCGGCGCACGGCAACCTGAAGCCGTGCGCCGGGGCGCTTTCTTTGGCAGTGCCGCTCAGCTCACCACGCCGATGTTCCAGGGCACGAACTCGTGATCACCCAGTCCCAGGAGTTCGCTCTTGCTGCGCGTGCCGGAAGCCACCAGCAGGATTTCCTCGAAGATGCGCTGCGCCACTTCCTGCAGGGTCGCGGTGCCGTCCAGGATGTCGCCGCAATTGACGTCCATGTCCTCCGTCAGCCTTTCGTACATCGGCGTGTTGGTCGCCAGCTTGATCGAAGGCACGGGCTTGGCGCCGAACATCGAGCCGCGCCCGGTGGTGAAACAGATCATGTTGGCCCCGCCGGCGATCTGTCCGGTTGCGGACACCGGGTCGAAGCCCGGCGTATCCATGAACACCATGCCGGGCTGGCGCACCGGCTCCGCGTAGCGGTAGACCTCCATCAACGCCGTGGTGCCGCCCTTCATCGAGGAGCCCAGCGACTTCTCGAAAATGTTGGCCAATCCGCCCATCTGGTTGCCAGGGCTGACCTTGCCATTGATCTGCACATCGCGCCCCGGCGAATACTCTTCCTTCCACCAGCGGATGCGCTGCACCAGCTTTTCGCCGACCTCGCGGTTGCGGGCGCGCGAGGTCAAGGTGTGTTCCACGCCGTAGATCTCGGGCGTTTCGGACAGGATGGCGGTGCCGCCGTGGCGCACCAGGATGTCCATGGCCGCCCCCAATGCCGGATTGGCGGTAATGGACGAAAAGCCGTCCGAGCCGCCGCATTGCAGGCCCACCGTCAGGTGCCGCGCCGGCACCGGCACGCGCTCGACGTCATTGGCCTCGGGCAGCAGCGCCTGCACGGCGGCGACGCCCGCTTCGATGGTTTTGCGCGTGCCGCCGGTCTCCTGCATGATGAAAGTCTTCAGCCGCGCGCCCGCCTCCAGGCCCTGGTCCTTGAGCAAGGCATCCAGCTGGTTGCGCTCGCAGCCCAGCCCGACGATCAGCACGGCGGCAAAGTTGGCGTGGCAGGCGTAGCCGCCCATCGTCCGGCGCAACAGGTCCATGGGTTCGCCGGACATCTCCATGCCGCAGCCCATGCCATGGCTCAGCGCCACCACGCCGTCCACATTGGGATAGGCGGCCATCAGCTGCGGCGTGAAGGCCTCGGCGATGCGGTGCACCACCGTCGCCGAACAATTGACCGTCGCCATGACGCCGATGTAGTTGCGCGTGGCGACCTGTCCATTGGCGCGCACGATGCCGAGAAAGCGCGCCTGCTCGGACTCGGGCAGGACCGGCGTGGCCACGTAATCGCGCGCATGCGCGTAGTCGCGGTCGAACTCCTGGAAGTCCATGTTGTGCGAATGGACGTAGGTGCCCGCCGGAATATCGCCCGCCGCAAAGCCGATACAGACGTTGTACTTGAGGATGGGCTCGCCGGCGCGCAGGTCGCGGGCCGCGATCTTATGCCCGGCCGGGATCTGGCTGCGGCTGACGATGCCTTCGGAGGGCACGGCCATGCCTATGCCGATTGGCACGCGCGCCACCACGACGTTGTCCGCGGAATGCAGCCGGATCACGGGTCCGGCCGCGCGTTTTTCAGTGAAATCGATCATGTCTGGATCTCGTAGAGAAAGGCCGCCCGCTCGGGCTGGCCGCTTATTCGGGTTTGATGCCTATGTCGCGGATCAGCACCGACCAGCGCGGCAGCTCCGTACCCACGAAACGCGTGAAGGCGTCGGAATCGCTGCCCACCACCGTGAAACCCTGCTCGCTGAGCTTGGCCTGCATATCGCTCTGCTGCACGGCGGCGCGAATGGAATCGGAGAGCTTGGCCACCACGGGCTTGGGCGTATTGGCCGGCGCAAACACGCCATACCAGGTCGACACTTCGAAGTCCTTGAAGCCGGACTCGGCCAGGGTCGGGATCTGCGGCGCCTTGGGGTCGCGCTTCAGGCTGGTGATGGCCAGCGGCCGGACCTTGCCCGAATTGATGTGCGGCAACGCCACCGGCAGATTGGCGAACATGTACGGCACATGGCCACCCAGCACGTCGGCCATGGCCGCCGATTCGCCCTTGTACGGCACGTGCGTCACCTTGGTACCCACCATGTGCGCAAACAGCTCGCCGGCAATGTGCTGCGGACCGCCCTGGCCCGACGAGGCATAGCTCATTGCGCCATCGCCGGCCTTGCGGATCTGTTCGGTCAGTTGCTGCACGGTCTTGGCGTCCACCAGGGCCGGATTGACCACCAGGATCAGCGGCATGGTCACGATCTGCGAAACCGGCGCAAAGTCCTTCTCGGGCTTGAACGGCAGGGACGGAAACAGCGAAGGCGCCACCACCATGGTGGACTGCGAACCCAGGAACAGCGAATAGCCGTCGGCAGGCGAACGCGCGACGTTGTCGGCGGCGATAGTGCCCGTGGCGCCCGCCCGGTTTTCGACCACCACCTGCTGCCCCAGGCTTTCGGCCATCTTGGCGCCAACCAGGCGCGCCACGATGTCCGCCCCGCCTCCCGGCGCAAAGCCCACGACCATGCGCAGCGGCTTATTCGGAAACTCCTCGGCCATGACGGCGGACGAGCCGCAGGAAAATGCGAGGGCCAGGCCTATGGCAACAGTCATGCGCGTCAGCGGACGCGCGGGCGTACAGGGGGTGTTCATGCGTTGGTCTCCGTATGCCATCGTCGCGCCCCTCCCCGGCCGCAGCGATGCGTGCCGGGATCGGAGCCGCGCGGCGGCTCGTTGTGTGTTGTGCGGTGCCAGAGCATTCTGGCGATTGCACTCCCTACCAACAAGTATGTATACGCAGCATCAGCACATAATATTTTTATGGTTTCAGATCGAGCCGGAAAGCACGGCGCGCGACGCGCCAAAAAAAAATCCACCCCGAGGGGTGGATCTGTCTGTGTGGCGCGCCCTATGGCCGCGCCCCGTTCGCCGCAGGCGCGGCGCAATCAGAACTGGTAGGTGTAGGTCAGCTGCAGCACGTCCAGGCCCGGGTTCGGGCGCTTGATGCTGGCGTTCGAGAAATGCGAATAGCGCAGGCCGATGCGGTTGTTCGGCGTCACGAGAAAGCCCATGCCGATGTGGTCGCCAAACTGGAAAGCGGTGCTGATGTTCTCGTCGGCGAAACGCGTGCTGGAGAAGAGCGTGGCGCCGATACCCGCTTCAATGTAGAAGCGTTCGCCAGTCCACCAGCGGAACATCGGGATGGCATTGAGCTGCCAGACATGGCCCGGGGAGCGCGAGCCGTTCGCCTTCCAGTAGGACGCGCCCAGTTCGGGCGTCAGGTCCAGGCGGCCCCAATTGCCGCCGAACTGGTAGGTCCAGACGGAAGCCGTTTCGTAGTTGATCGTCAGGCGCTGGTAGTGGTCGCCAATGCCGTAATGCATGCTGACACCGCCCTGGGTGCCCTCGGACGATTGGGCGCTTGCCAGCGACGCGGTTGCAGCCAGGGCAAGCCCCACAAGGCCGGTAAGCATCTTCTTCTTGATCAACTGCATCGAAAAACTCCGTAGATTTCAAACCTAGTACGCAACATAGCAAAATCCGGGGCGGAAGGCTCACGCTTTGTCGCACGCAGGCAACATCGTGGATGGAAAACACTGTTCCGCAAATCATTCGCCATGGGCCGCCGCGGGGCCGCATATGACAATGCCGCCGGCAGCCCTGGGCTACCGGCGGCATCTTGGCGCAGTTGGCCCGGCCCGCCCCGAGGGCACGGGCCGGCGCAAACTCAAGCCGTAACCACGTCCGCCGGTTGATTGGTCAGCAAGGCCAGCAGGCGGGCGATTTCCTCGCGCAGTTGGCGGCGGTCCACGACCATGTCGATGGCGCCCTTCTGCAGCAGGAACTCGGCGCGCTGGAAGCCTTCTGGCAGCTTTTCGCGCACGGTCTGTTCGATCACGCGCGGGCCGGCAAAGCCGATCAGCGCCTTGGGCTCGGCAATGACCACGTCGCCCATGAAGGCGAAGCTGGCCGACACGCCGCCCATGGTGGGGTCGGTCAACACGCTGATGAACGGCAGGCCGGCCGCCGACAGGCGAGTCAGCATGGCGTTGGTCTTGGCCATCTGCATCAGCGACAGCAGGCTTTCCTGCATGCGCGCGCCGCCCGAGGCAGCCACGCAGATGAAGGGCGTCTTGTTGTCCAGCGCGGCCTGGGCGCCGCGCGCGAAGCGCTCGCCCACCACCGAGCCCATGGAGCCGCCCATGAATTCGAATTCAAAGCAGGCCAGCGTAGCGGATACGCCGCGGATCGAACCGCTCATGACCACCAGCGCGTCGGTTTCGCCGGTTTGCTTGACCGCTTCCTGCAGGCGCTCGGGGTACTTGCGCGTGTCCTTGAACTTCAGCGTATCGACCGAACGCGTGGTCTGGCCGATCTCGACGCGGCCCTCGACATCCAGCAGCGAATCGATGCGGGCACGGGCCCCGATGCGCATGTGGTGGTCGCACTTGGGGCAGACGTGCAGATTGGCCGCCAGGTCTTCGCTGTACAGCACCGATTCGCACGACGGGCATTTCACCCATAGGCCTTCGGGAACGCGGCGGGGGCCGCTTTCGCTGGTTTTATTGATGCGAGGAGGCAGGAGTTTTTCGATCCAGCTCATTGATTATTCATCCCGTATGAGGTCACGCCCGCCGCTCAGGCCGACGCGCTTGCTCGTTTTACTTGATCCAGCGCTTGCCGGATGGTGCGCAGCCAGCCGCTGGCGGCGGTGACTGCGGCGTCTGTTTTCTGGGCCGCCGGGGCATTCGCCGCCGCCTGCTCCATGGTTTCAATCAGCTTGCTGCCGATCACGACGGCGTCGGCCGCGCGCGCCACGCGCTGGGCGCTTTCGGCGTCGCGGATGCCGAAGCCCACGCCGACCGGAATGTCGCGCACGTGGCGGCGGATCACGGCCAGACGCTCGGCGACGTCGTCGGTGTTGAGCGAACCCGAACCCGTGACGCCCTTGAGCGACACGTAGTACACGTAACCCCGCGCCACTTCGGCGACGGCCTTGATGCGCGCTTCCGTGGACGTGGGCGCCAACAGGAAGATCGGCGCAATGCCGTGCTCACCCAGCGTGGCGGCGAACTCGACGACCTCTTCGGGCGGATAGTCCACCACCAGCACGCCGTCCACGCCCGCCTGCTCGGCGCGGCGCGCGAAATCGGCCTGGCCCATGCGTTCGATGGGGTTGGCATAACCCATGAGCACCACCGGCGTGGATGCGTCGCGCTGGCGGAATTCAGCCACCAGCTCCAGCACGCGGGCCAGGCCCACGCCCTGCGCGATGGCGCGGTCGGCGGCACGCTGGATCACCGGGCCGTCGGCCATGGGATCCGAGAACGGCACACCCAGCTCGATGACGTCGGCGCCGGCCTCGACCAGCGCGTGCATCAGGGGTACGGTCGCGGCGGGCGAAGGGTCGCCCGCGGCAATATAGGGAATCAGCGCCGCGGCGCGGCCGGATTCGGCGGTGCGCGCAAAAGCGGCGGCGATGCGGTCGGTGCGAGTGGTCATGGACAGGGCCTCAGAGCTCGATGCCGGCCTGTTCGGCCACGGTATGCATGTCTTTGTCGCCACGGCCCGACAAATTGACCAGGATGATGGCGTCGCGCGGCAGCGTGGCGGCCATCTTCACGGCTTGCGCGATGGCGTGCGACGACTCCAGCGCGGGCATGATGCCTTCGATGCGGCAGCAGTCGTGGAAAGCCTTGAGGGCTTCCGCGTCGGTGATGCCGACGTACTCGGCGCGGCCGGAGTCCTTCAGCCAGGCATGTTCCGGACCGACGCCAGGGTAGTCCAGGCCGGCGGAGACAGAATGGGTTTCCTGGACCTGGCCATCGGCGTCCTGCATGACGTAGGTGCGGTTGCCGTGCAGCACGCCCA
The sequence above is drawn from the Achromobacter xylosoxidans genome and encodes:
- a CDS encoding LysR family transcriptional regulator produces the protein MDTRYVQSFVSVVECGSLAEAARRLDLTPAAIAARVRTLEEELGATLIKRVGRSVKATEAGLKVLERARSVLREVRDLRASASDDAPLGELRLGVSVSALTGIMPTVLARLYRRLPKLAVFVEPGTSNHLYHRVINGDLDAAFIVKPQFNLSKGYAWKLVAEEPLVVLAPPDTVSNDAHELMSTQPFIRYDRNVWGGRLADQYLRQHGIVPRERLEVDGLMGIACMVSEGLGVSLVPDWAPDWVDSRRVKRVPLPGRAPLRCMGIIWARHMPHSALAEAFVEEAGLALNLPAEPIEDE
- a CDS encoding dihydrodipicolinate synthase family protein, with translation MSTQASIPGVFSPVLTPFDAAYRPALGRYVKHCRWLREQSVGLAIFGTNSEANSLALSEKRSLLDALLEAGVEPSALMPGTGACALPDAIELTRHAVRSGSMGVLVLPPFYYKGVSDEGLFRYYAELIEGVGDARLRMYLYHIPPVSQVPLSLDLINRLLDRYPGQVAGVKDSGGDWNNTAAMIERFAPRGFKVYAGSEAFLLQTLRAGGVGCITATGNVNPGPIVALQQRWQEADADARQAGLNATRNVFGKFPMIPAMKAAIAWKSGDPAWATVRPPLVELNAEQRSALQAALDDNGFDMPGAQTLADN
- a CDS encoding UxaA family hydrolase encodes the protein MIDFTEKRAAGPVIRLHSADNVVVARVPIGIGMAVPSEGIVSRSQIPAGHKIAARDLRAGEPILKYNVCIGFAAGDIPAGTYVHSHNMDFQEFDRDYAHARDYVATPVLPESEQARFLGIVRANGQVATRNYIGVMATVNCSATVVHRIAEAFTPQLMAAYPNVDGVVALSHGMGCGMEMSGEPMDLLRRTMGGYACHANFAAVLIVGLGCERNQLDALLKDQGLEAGARLKTFIMQETGGTRKTIEAGVAAVQALLPEANDVERVPVPARHLTVGLQCGGSDGFSSITANPALGAAMDILVRHGGTAILSETPEIYGVEHTLTSRARNREVGEKLVQRIRWWKEEYSPGRDVQINGKVSPGNQMGGLANIFEKSLGSSMKGGTTALMEVYRYAEPVRQPGMVFMDTPGFDPVSATGQIAGGANMICFTTGRGSMFGAKPVPSIKLATNTPMYERLTEDMDVNCGDILDGTATLQEVAQRIFEEILLVASGTRSKSELLGLGDHEFVPWNIGVVS
- a CDS encoding Bug family tripartite tricarboxylate transporter substrate binding protein; translated protein: MNTPCTPARPLTRMTVAIGLALAFSCGSSAVMAEEFPNKPLRMVVGFAPGGGADIVARLVGAKMAESLGQQVVVENRAGATGTIAADNVARSPADGYSLFLGSQSTMVVAPSLFPSLPFKPEKDFAPVSQIVTMPLILVVNPALVDAKTVQQLTEQIRKAGDGAMSYASSGQGGPQHIAGELFAHMVGTKVTHVPYKGESAAMADVLGGHVPYMFANLPVALPHINSGKVRPLAITSLKRDPKAPQIPTLAESGFKDFEVSTWYGVFAPANTPKPVVAKLSDSIRAAVQQSDMQAKLSEQGFTVVGSDSDAFTRFVGTELPRWSVLIRDIGIKPE
- a CDS encoding acyloxyacyl hydrolase: MQLIKKKMLTGLVGLALAATASLASAQSSEGTQGGVSMHYGIGDHYQRLTINYETASVWTYQFGGNWGRLDLTPELGASYWKANGSRSPGHVWQLNAIPMFRWWTGERFYIEAGIGATLFSSTRFADENISTAFQFGDHIGMGFLVTPNNRIGLRYSHFSNASIKRPNPGLDVLQLTYTYQF
- the accD gene encoding acetyl-CoA carboxylase, carboxyltransferase subunit beta; translation: MSWIEKLLPPRINKTSESGPRRVPEGLWVKCPSCESVLYSEDLAANLHVCPKCDHHMRIGARARIDSLLDVEGRVEIGQTTRSVDTLKFKDTRKYPERLQEAVKQTGETDALVVMSGSIRGVSATLACFEFEFMGGSMGSVVGERFARGAQAALDNKTPFICVAASGGARMQESLLSLMQMAKTNAMLTRLSAAGLPFISVLTDPTMGGVSASFAFMGDVVIAEPKALIGFAGPRVIEQTVREKLPEGFQRAEFLLQKGAIDMVVDRRQLREEIARLLALLTNQPADVVTA
- the trpA gene encoding tryptophan synthase subunit alpha, which encodes MTTRTDRIAAAFARTAESGRAAALIPYIAAGDPSPAATVPLMHALVEAGADVIELGVPFSDPMADGPVIQRAADRAIAQGVGLARVLELVAEFRQRDASTPVVLMGYANPIERMGQADFARRAEQAGVDGVLVVDYPPEEVVEFAATLGEHGIAPIFLLAPTSTEARIKAVAEVARGYVYYVSLKGVTGSGSLNTDDVAERLAVIRRHVRDIPVGVGFGIRDAESAQRVARAADAVVIGSKLIETMEQAAANAPAAQKTDAAVTAASGWLRTIRQALDQVKRASASA